In the Haloferula helveola genome, one interval contains:
- a CDS encoding ferritin-like domain-containing protein, which produces MKIDSLERLLVHELKDLYSAENQILGALPKMAEAATHPELKAAFKEHLEETRGQVKRLEKAFEHTEFGPHGEHCPACAGLIQEGEEIIAEIEAGEVRDAALIAAAQRVEHYEMAGYGTAVAFARKVGNHEVADILTATLEEEGETDRKLTRLAEKVINFRALAAS; this is translated from the coding sequence ATGAAAATCGATTCCCTAGAGAGACTCCTCGTCCACGAACTGAAGGACCTTTACAGCGCTGAAAACCAGATCCTCGGCGCCCTCCCGAAGATGGCCGAGGCCGCAACGCATCCCGAACTCAAAGCCGCGTTCAAGGAACACCTTGAGGAGACGCGCGGACAGGTGAAGCGCTTGGAAAAGGCCTTCGAGCACACCGAATTCGGTCCCCACGGCGAGCACTGTCCCGCATGTGCCGGACTCATCCAGGAAGGTGAGGAAATCATCGCCGAAATCGAAGCCGGAGAAGTCCGCGACGCCGCCCTCATCGCCGCCGCCCAACGGGTCGAGCACTATGAGATGGCAGGTTACGGCACGGCCGTCGCCTTCGCCAGGAAAGTTGGCAACCATGAAGTCGCCGACATCCTGACCGCCACGCTTGAAGAGGAAGGCGAGACCGACCGCAAGCTGACCCGCCTCGCGGAAAAGGTCATCAACTTCCGGGCACTGGCTGCTTCCTGA
- a CDS encoding lamin tail domain-containing protein, which produces MTPPSRSILGFLLAASAAGAVPILIESGDLQAEINAHPIPSAASSDKYRLPTNQEMTAFRAALQHILDGDLQAAADAAVDANYDVVSYTDNVSSDVFALLREKNSNQHWGGFYAIDLTPERELVVQCPHPLYDGVRVPATDLFFDTNAVGFLLAGTHRNNSPTESNCDGDLGGDPYRISDMAHAPESLFQAAHEVIEAHFDTTVSLSFHGMAEGTDPADVSISNGTPTEFIGNSLSRSLATRMNEILGAAMDSRVAVSHQEPGQDPALSGSTNTQGRVTNGSTEPCQTPALFAIFPERFIHMECDPDVRDGDPANWAFIIQTLNEQVPLFSDPDADLPTGDLVITEILPNPDQVGDGTGEFIELFNHTGAPIDMTNWTIGDRGGNTATFSGIVQPGDLFVVGVSGDLNGGEPGGTPDAVWTDDIGDLTITNTSDAIFILDADGDLVCRVAYEDGDPYGVGVALEIATGNAHPNGQTVDTDYVESLTPFGTDFASPGTRGESQFPLPDCRLDPTLNGNDIELLFPTGRAITYVLWESPDLSGWNLAPGESPVIGDGMAASFLVPADEPANFFRLDFDYVAP; this is translated from the coding sequence ATGACCCCGCCATCCCGCTCCATCCTTGGGTTTCTGCTCGCCGCCAGTGCCGCCGGTGCTGTGCCGATCCTCATCGAATCAGGCGACCTTCAGGCAGAGATCAACGCCCACCCGATCCCCTCGGCGGCCTCGTCGGACAAATACCGGCTCCCCACGAATCAGGAGATGACCGCCTTTCGCGCGGCGCTCCAACACATCCTCGATGGCGATCTGCAGGCCGCTGCCGACGCGGCGGTCGATGCGAATTACGATGTGGTTTCCTACACCGACAACGTCAGCAGCGATGTCTTCGCACTGCTGCGGGAGAAGAACAGCAACCAGCATTGGGGCGGCTTCTACGCGATCGATCTGACGCCCGAGCGGGAACTGGTCGTTCAGTGTCCTCATCCTCTCTACGACGGCGTCCGCGTCCCGGCCACGGACCTGTTCTTCGACACCAACGCCGTCGGCTTCCTGCTCGCCGGCACCCACCGCAACAACTCTCCCACCGAGTCAAACTGCGATGGCGACCTCGGCGGCGACCCCTACCGCATTTCGGACATGGCACACGCGCCGGAAAGCCTGTTCCAAGCGGCGCATGAGGTGATCGAAGCGCATTTCGACACCACCGTAAGCCTCAGCTTCCATGGCATGGCCGAGGGGACGGACCCGGCCGATGTCAGCATCAGCAACGGCACGCCGACCGAGTTCATCGGCAACTCCCTGTCACGATCCCTTGCCACCCGGATGAACGAAATCCTTGGCGCTGCCATGGATTCACGCGTGGCCGTGAGCCACCAGGAACCGGGCCAGGACCCCGCCCTCAGTGGCAGCACCAACACCCAGGGACGCGTTACCAACGGCTCGACAGAGCCGTGCCAGACGCCTGCCCTTTTCGCGATCTTTCCCGAACGCTTCATCCACATGGAGTGCGACCCGGACGTGCGCGACGGCGACCCCGCCAACTGGGCGTTCATCATCCAAACGTTGAACGAACAGGTTCCGCTGTTTTCCGATCCCGACGCCGACCTGCCCACCGGCGATCTCGTGATCACCGAAATTCTGCCAAACCCCGATCAGGTCGGCGACGGCACGGGCGAGTTCATCGAACTCTTCAACCACACCGGCGCACCCATCGACATGACCAACTGGACGATCGGCGACCGGGGAGGGAACACAGCGACCTTCTCCGGCATCGTCCAACCGGGCGACCTCTTCGTCGTCGGCGTGAGCGGCGACCTCAATGGCGGCGAACCCGGGGGGACGCCCGACGCGGTTTGGACCGACGACATCGGCGATCTGACCATCACCAACACCAGCGACGCGATCTTCATCCTCGATGCCGATGGCGATCTCGTGTGCCGGGTCGCTTACGAAGACGGCGACCCTTACGGAGTCGGTGTCGCGCTGGAGATCGCCACCGGTAACGCCCACCCGAACGGGCAGACTGTCGACACCGACTACGTCGAGTCCCTCACCCCCTTCGGCACCGACTTCGCCAGCCCGGGCACCCGTGGCGAAAGCCAGTTCCCCCTCCCCGATTGCCGGCTCGACCCAACTCTCAACGGGAACGACATCGAGCTCCTCTTCCCCACAGGACGCGCCATCACCTACGTCCTTTGGGAAAGCCCCGACCTCTCCGGCTGGAATCTCGCTCCCGGCGAATCACCCGTGATCGGCGATGGCATGGCGGCCTCCTTCCTTGTTCCCGCAGACGAACCGGCGAACTTCTTCAGGCTCGATTTCGACTACGTCGCACCCTGA
- the htpG gene encoding molecular chaperone HtpG has translation MSEATSEKHVFQAEIQQLLDLVVHSLYTDREIFLRELISNASDSMEKLRHLEGTEKDIHDAGLPLQVEVVADKEAGTLTIQDHGIGMTREELVENLGTIAHSGTKAFLTAMKESGGSPENMIGQFGVGFYAAFMVADEVKVYSRSWRKDAEGLVWTSDGKSGYEIEPADGVARGVKIVLKLKEDQKEYAEEHRVKHLVETYSNFVGFPVMIDGKRVNEVEALWLKNKSEISDEEYKAFYQFQAKAFDEPQYRLHFSADAPLEINALVFVPSENPERMGFGKADPGVALYCKKVLIDPEPKGLLPDWMRFLKGVIDSADLPLNISRETMQDSALVRKIGTVISKRVLKMFEKEAAGDPDKWRAFYKKFDRYFKEGVATDFANKEALAKLLRFESSMTEAGEVTSFPEYLTRAKDGQEKIYYIVGSSREQIEASPYLEAFKSRGLEVIYFTDAVDEYVADSLAEFDGKKLQSITQSGVELEDTELEGEPLSEEETASLCEFLKTEFGDKVTKVEAGKRLVDSPVVALVPEDGMTPQMRAMMKAMDENFQDEVKVDLEINPRHELVKRLASAKDDNPDLAKLVAGQLLDNALMAAGLLEDARDTVKRMNQLMEKALG, from the coding sequence ATGAGCGAAGCGACCTCCGAAAAGCATGTGTTTCAGGCCGAAATCCAGCAGCTGCTGGATCTGGTGGTGCACTCCCTCTACACCGACCGGGAGATTTTCCTGCGGGAGCTGATTTCGAATGCCAGCGACTCGATGGAGAAGCTCCGGCACCTTGAGGGGACCGAAAAGGACATCCACGACGCGGGGCTGCCGCTGCAGGTCGAGGTCGTGGCTGACAAGGAAGCGGGCACGCTGACCATCCAGGACCACGGGATCGGGATGACCCGCGAGGAGTTGGTCGAGAATCTCGGCACGATCGCCCATTCCGGAACGAAGGCGTTCCTCACCGCGATGAAGGAGAGCGGCGGATCGCCGGAGAACATGATCGGCCAGTTCGGGGTCGGCTTCTACGCCGCCTTCATGGTGGCCGACGAGGTCAAGGTCTACTCGCGCAGCTGGCGCAAGGATGCCGAAGGCTTGGTTTGGACCAGTGACGGCAAGTCGGGCTACGAGATCGAGCCGGCCGATGGCGTCGCACGCGGCGTCAAAATCGTGCTGAAGCTCAAAGAGGATCAGAAGGAATACGCCGAGGAACACCGCGTGAAGCACCTCGTGGAGACCTACAGCAACTTCGTCGGCTTCCCGGTGATGATCGACGGCAAGCGCGTCAACGAGGTCGAGGCGCTGTGGCTGAAGAACAAGAGCGAGATCAGCGACGAGGAATACAAGGCGTTCTACCAATTCCAGGCGAAGGCTTTCGACGAGCCGCAGTATCGCCTGCATTTCTCCGCGGACGCACCGCTCGAGATCAACGCGCTGGTCTTTGTGCCGTCGGAGAATCCGGAACGAATGGGCTTCGGAAAGGCCGATCCCGGTGTCGCGCTCTATTGCAAGAAGGTGCTGATCGATCCCGAGCCGAAGGGACTGCTGCCGGACTGGATGCGCTTCCTCAAAGGGGTGATCGACAGCGCCGACCTGCCGCTGAACATCTCACGCGAGACGATGCAGGACAGCGCGCTGGTGCGGAAGATCGGCACCGTGATCAGCAAGCGGGTGCTGAAGATGTTCGAGAAGGAGGCCGCGGGAGATCCCGATAAATGGCGGGCGTTCTACAAGAAGTTCGACCGCTACTTCAAGGAGGGCGTGGCCACCGATTTCGCCAACAAGGAGGCGCTGGCGAAGCTGCTTCGTTTCGAAAGCTCGATGACCGAAGCGGGGGAAGTGACCAGCTTTCCCGAGTATCTGACACGGGCCAAGGACGGGCAGGAAAAGATCTACTACATCGTCGGCAGCTCGCGCGAACAGATCGAGGCTAGTCCTTATCTCGAAGCGTTCAAGAGCCGCGGGCTCGAGGTGATCTACTTCACCGACGCGGTCGACGAATACGTGGCCGACTCGCTTGCTGAGTTCGATGGCAAGAAGTTGCAGTCGATCACCCAGAGTGGGGTCGAACTCGAGGACACCGAGCTTGAGGGCGAGCCGCTTTCCGAGGAAGAGACGGCGTCGCTGTGCGAGTTCCTCAAGACCGAGTTCGGCGACAAGGTGACCAAGGTCGAGGCCGGTAAGCGTCTGGTCGACAGCCCGGTGGTGGCCCTTGTTCCCGAAGACGGCATGACGCCGCAGATGCGGGCGATGATGAAGGCGATGGACGAGAACTTCCAGGACGAGGTGAAGGTCGATCTGGAGATCAATCCGCGCCACGAACTGGTGAAGCGTCTCGCCTCGGCCAAGGACGACAATCCGGATCTGGCCAAGCTGGTGGCCGGGCAGCTGCTCGACAACGCCCTGATGGCGGCGGGTCTGCTCGAAGACGCCCGGGACACCGTGAAGCGGATGAACCAGCTGATGGAGAAGGCGCTGGGGTAA
- a CDS encoding nucleoid-associated protein: MNLHLDFEGARIAGLVLAKVGNPARDEPLQTSKQLFEVSEDDQTLLTPIFLRSFRSLGMQGQRFSHHSSLEKNELNQATAAIFSDPSTLLEKGCEIAKRLYSKSNHPNIKSGDLCISLLDGISCDGETKRAICILKSESVTPFLSISTRDGDLELHTEQGINPEKIDKGCLIIDHFGGKGFYVLTFDRAGAESRFWVRDFLGVVPIADAALVSKKVAEMAVAAVSSGGGSDDDTPPWESKQAAKDALSYFDGKKTFSLAEFEEQALRTPEAKARFAEERRRMEEDEGVKIEDGFSISKKDVTKAKKLMSSIMKLDTGVEVRLKPKSFDQAEPVVEKGFDEERGMKYLKIFYRRDFGG; encoded by the coding sequence GTGAATTTGCATTTGGACTTCGAGGGTGCCCGGATCGCGGGCCTGGTGTTGGCGAAAGTGGGCAATCCCGCACGCGACGAACCGCTCCAGACCTCGAAGCAGTTGTTCGAAGTCAGCGAGGACGACCAGACGCTGCTTACGCCGATCTTCCTGCGCTCGTTCCGCAGTCTGGGGATGCAGGGCCAGCGGTTCAGCCACCACAGCTCGCTGGAGAAGAACGAGCTCAACCAGGCGACGGCGGCGATCTTTTCGGATCCGTCGACCTTGCTCGAGAAGGGCTGCGAAATCGCCAAGCGACTCTACTCGAAGTCGAACCACCCGAACATCAAGTCGGGTGATCTCTGCATTTCGCTCCTCGACGGCATCTCGTGCGACGGCGAGACGAAGCGCGCGATCTGCATCCTGAAGTCGGAGAGCGTGACGCCGTTCCTGAGCATCTCGACCCGCGACGGCGATCTCGAACTTCACACCGAGCAAGGGATCAACCCCGAGAAGATCGACAAGGGATGCCTGATCATCGACCACTTCGGCGGCAAGGGCTTCTACGTCCTGACCTTCGATCGGGCCGGAGCGGAGTCGCGCTTCTGGGTGCGGGATTTCCTCGGCGTGGTGCCGATCGCCGATGCGGCGCTGGTCAGCAAGAAGGTCGCCGAGATGGCGGTCGCCGCCGTTTCGAGCGGGGGCGGGTCGGACGACGATACACCGCCATGGGAGAGCAAGCAGGCGGCCAAGGACGCGCTGTCCTACTTCGACGGCAAGAAGACCTTCAGCTTGGCAGAGTTCGAGGAACAAGCGCTGCGCACTCCCGAGGCGAAGGCGCGCTTCGCCGAGGAGCGCCGGCGCATGGAGGAGGATGAGGGCGTGAAGATCGAGGACGGCTTCAGCATTTCGAAGAAGGACGTCACGAAGGCGAAGAAGCTGATGAGCTCGATCATGAAGCTGGACACCGGCGTCGAGGTCCGGCTCAAGCCGAAGTCGTTCGATCAGGCCGAGCCGGTGGTCGAGAAGGGCTTCGATGAGGAGCGGGGGATGAAGTATCTCAAAATCTTCTACCGCCGGGACTTCGGGGGGTGA
- the cyoE gene encoding heme o synthase — MSEQASSVEETVEKKPPGLRKDLVVLMKVRLNVFVLLTTFFGFLLASKGAGLDLVLLAHTLVGTALAAFGSSAFNQLMEVDLDARMKRTADRPLPSRRMDPVFAFGLGWMLSAAGIIHLAVKVGTMPSVLAAVTVGIYVFVYTPMKRWSSANTLVGAIPGAIPPMIGWTAVPDHGLDGGAAFLFALLFLWQLPHFVAISWLCREEYEEAGYRMWSNGDVSGRRCGLLSAVFSLFLAGLPVWPWLAGWTPGLPGHIALGAGVLLGLVMAAFSGRFMRDGERSSFRRLFLFTLLYLPLELGLLAFAWG; from the coding sequence ATGAGCGAGCAAGCGTCCAGCGTTGAGGAGACTGTCGAGAAGAAGCCGCCCGGGCTTCGGAAGGACCTCGTCGTGCTGATGAAGGTCCGCCTGAACGTCTTCGTCCTGCTGACCACCTTCTTCGGTTTCCTGCTGGCATCGAAGGGAGCGGGGCTCGATCTCGTCCTGCTCGCCCATACCCTCGTCGGCACGGCGCTCGCGGCATTTGGGTCGTCGGCCTTCAACCAGCTGATGGAAGTCGATCTGGATGCCCGGATGAAACGGACTGCCGACCGACCCTTGCCTTCGCGCCGGATGGATCCGGTGTTCGCTTTCGGCCTCGGCTGGATGCTCTCGGCGGCGGGGATCATCCACCTCGCGGTGAAAGTCGGAACGATGCCGTCCGTCCTCGCGGCGGTGACGGTGGGGATCTACGTATTCGTCTACACGCCGATGAAGCGCTGGAGCAGCGCCAATACGCTGGTCGGCGCGATTCCCGGAGCGATCCCGCCGATGATCGGCTGGACGGCGGTTCCTGACCACGGCCTCGACGGAGGCGCCGCATTCCTTTTCGCGTTGTTGTTTCTCTGGCAGCTCCCGCACTTCGTCGCGATCAGCTGGCTGTGCCGTGAGGAGTACGAGGAGGCGGGCTACCGGATGTGGAGCAATGGCGACGTCAGCGGGCGGCGCTGCGGTCTGTTGAGTGCCGTTTTCTCACTGTTTCTCGCGGGTCTGCCGGTCTGGCCGTGGCTCGCCGGCTGGACCCCGGGGCTTCCCGGGCACATCGCTTTGGGGGCCGGGGTGCTGCTCGGGCTGGTGATGGCGGCATTTTCCGGCCGGTTCATGCGCGACGGCGAACGGTCCTCTTTTCGGCGGCTGTTTCTGTTCACGCTGCTCTATCTGCCGCTCGAACTCGGATTACTTGCCTTTGCATGGGGCTAG
- a CDS encoding SCO family protein, which translates to MRRPAENLEPAVRDPRKLRLTAFILVAVMAVSGVLILVAYNRDAARRAEDDRPAFVTRLRTDKHDFKLWRQDESEASLLDLLGDVFVIVPVVFEQPESWSTTRQVLLDLKQRYGTREDFHIVCVTLDPENESPEKLGEYASDLGAELPFWWLAGAREESVHKYFKNVLQSGFMPKEEDGTWEFDPTFMLVDRDGHLRQPTVRARKPNGRELNFRNKVPFNFEQAAEWDEQGKSEGLEKSNVETLKELLFKTAEELLATPAKQEP; encoded by the coding sequence ATGAGACGGCCCGCCGAGAATCTGGAACCTGCCGTGCGCGATCCGCGGAAACTGCGGCTGACGGCTTTCATCCTCGTGGCCGTGATGGCGGTCAGCGGGGTGCTGATTCTCGTGGCCTACAACCGCGACGCGGCCCGCCGCGCCGAGGACGACCGCCCGGCCTTCGTGACCCGGCTGCGCACGGACAAGCATGACTTCAAGCTGTGGCGTCAGGACGAGTCGGAGGCGAGCTTGCTGGACCTCTTGGGCGACGTGTTCGTGATCGTGCCGGTGGTCTTCGAACAGCCGGAGTCGTGGTCGACCACCCGGCAGGTTCTGCTCGACCTGAAGCAACGCTACGGGACCCGCGAAGACTTCCACATCGTTTGCGTCACTCTCGATCCCGAGAACGAGTCGCCGGAGAAGCTTGGAGAGTATGCTTCCGATCTCGGCGCCGAGCTGCCGTTCTGGTGGTTGGCGGGAGCACGCGAGGAAAGCGTGCACAAGTATTTCAAGAACGTCCTCCAGTCCGGCTTCATGCCGAAGGAGGAGGACGGAACGTGGGAGTTTGACCCGACTTTCATGTTGGTGGATCGCGACGGGCACCTACGGCAACCGACGGTCCGGGCGCGGAAGCCGAACGGTCGTGAGCTGAACTTCAGGAACAAGGTGCCCTTCAATTTCGAGCAGGCCGCGGAGTGGGACGAGCAGGGTAAGTCCGAGGGGCTTGAAAAGAGCAACGTCGAGACCCTCAAAGAGCTGCTGTTCAAGACAGCCGAAGAACTGCTCGCAACCCCGGCAAAGCAGGAACCATGA
- a CDS encoding SCO family protein, protein MNPKVIAIYGFVVVASIAMILFFRQLGKGVPETELPPVSDAGVGHVDEFFPIEEDLDLVKQDGTEVKLSDLKGKVTVLAQFFAVCPKCAVRNGSELAEIYKTFGDDPDFRIVCITVDPDEDDQEKLSDYAETLGADPENWWFASAGDRDETHRYLEEELKFFKIRERRDPIDIASNGRYAHDLGFLLIDHDLNVVGKWPLADADTDEARERDPGQYDREKKSMYDRIRKELSENP, encoded by the coding sequence ATGAACCCGAAAGTCATTGCCATTTACGGATTCGTTGTCGTCGCGTCGATCGCGATGATTCTTTTCTTCAGGCAGCTCGGAAAGGGTGTGCCCGAAACGGAGCTCCCGCCGGTGTCGGATGCGGGCGTGGGTCACGTCGATGAATTCTTTCCGATTGAGGAGGACCTGGATCTCGTGAAGCAGGACGGCACGGAGGTGAAGTTGTCCGACCTCAAGGGCAAGGTCACGGTGCTGGCGCAGTTCTTCGCGGTCTGCCCGAAGTGCGCGGTCCGCAACGGCAGCGAGCTGGCGGAGATCTACAAGACCTTCGGCGACGATCCGGACTTCCGAATCGTGTGCATCACGGTCGACCCCGACGAGGATGATCAGGAGAAGCTGTCGGACTACGCGGAAACGCTCGGGGCCGATCCGGAGAACTGGTGGTTCGCCAGCGCCGGGGATCGCGACGAGACCCACCGCTATCTGGAGGAGGAGCTGAAGTTCTTCAAAATCCGCGAGCGCCGGGACCCGATCGATATCGCTTCGAACGGGCGTTACGCGCACGACCTCGGATTCCTCCTCATCGACCACGACCTCAACGTCGTCGGCAAGTGGCCGCTCGCCGACGCCGACACCGACGAGGCCCGCGAGCGGGACCCCGGACAGTATGATCGGGAGAAGAAGTCGATGTATGACCGCATCCGCAAAGAGCTTTCGGAGAACCCATGA
- a CDS encoding DUF420 domain-containing protein, whose amino-acid sequence MSERSEWLAKPANEELARKLRVVAWVVSALVLVLVALMQRIRLPLPEGWSTEMLPPFHAAVNAAGAVVLIAALVFIKQGKVALHRAAMLFAMVLSVLFLLSYVAYHMTNDPTRFGGEGAIRGFYFFLLITHIVSAAVSFPFILFTFIAAWTNRFAAHRKLARWVFPLWLYVAVTGPVCYLMLKPYY is encoded by the coding sequence ATGAGTGAGAGATCGGAATGGCTGGCGAAGCCGGCGAACGAGGAGCTCGCGCGGAAGCTGCGGGTGGTGGCGTGGGTGGTTTCCGCCCTCGTGCTGGTGCTGGTGGCGCTGATGCAGCGCATCCGCCTGCCCCTGCCAGAAGGTTGGAGCACCGAGATGCTGCCGCCGTTCCATGCTGCGGTGAACGCGGCTGGAGCCGTCGTGCTGATCGCGGCGCTGGTTTTCATCAAGCAGGGCAAGGTGGCGCTGCACCGGGCCGCGATGTTGTTCGCGATGGTGCTCTCGGTGCTTTTCCTGCTTTCCTACGTCGCTTACCACATGACCAACGATCCGACCCGCTTCGGCGGCGAGGGGGCGATCCGGGGCTTCTACTTCTTCCTGCTCATCACGCACATCGTGTCGGCCGCGGTGAGCTTTCCGTTCATTCTCTTCACCTTCATTGCGGCGTGGACGAACCGCTTTGCCGCACATCGCAAACTTGCCCGCTGGGTGTTTCCGCTGTGGCTCTATGTCGCGGTCACCGGGCCGGTTTGCTACCTGATGCTCAAGCCCTACTACTGA
- the hisD gene encoding histidinol dehydrogenase → MRTISHKDEGYGEFVATLDRRAIPGDDVREAVAEIVREVGARGDRALADYAARFDKVALAPAALFVTKEEIAEARKAVAPSTKKAVAASLRNITEFAKRSMRKDWSYRNAEGAKVGERFTPFDRVGVYVPGGKAPLVSTALMTAGFAKAAKVPEVLGATPCGPDGKVNPELLYALHAAGVSEVIKVGGAQAIAAMALGTESVRPVDRIFGPGNKFVVEAKRQLVGAVSIDLLPGPSEVLVLADKTGNPDFIAADLLAQAEHGGDSVIGFISDSKALIVKVLKAIERQLETLSRADYIREVLDQGAFALHVKNLSKGVEIANAFAPEHLSLMVEKESKWLKQIRTAGAIYVGNLSAVAVGDFLAGPSHTLPTGGAGRSFSGLRADQFQRRTSIVKLDRKSVAKSLPVVEEFARIEGLDAHGRSVSIRCE, encoded by the coding sequence ATGAGAACCATCAGTCACAAGGACGAAGGATACGGAGAATTCGTCGCGACCCTCGACCGCCGGGCGATTCCCGGGGACGACGTCAGGGAGGCGGTTGCCGAGATTGTCCGTGAAGTCGGTGCCCGCGGGGATCGCGCGCTGGCGGACTACGCGGCGCGGTTCGACAAGGTCGCGCTCGCGCCGGCTGCGCTGTTCGTCACCAAGGAGGAGATCGCCGAGGCGAGGAAGGCCGTGGCGCCGTCGACCAAGAAGGCGGTGGCCGCCAGCCTGCGGAACATCACCGAATTCGCGAAGCGCAGCATGCGCAAGGACTGGTCCTACCGGAATGCCGAGGGGGCGAAGGTGGGAGAGCGTTTCACCCCGTTTGACCGGGTGGGGGTCTACGTGCCGGGCGGCAAGGCTCCACTCGTCTCGACGGCGCTGATGACCGCCGGCTTTGCCAAAGCGGCGAAGGTTCCGGAGGTCCTCGGCGCGACTCCCTGCGGTCCGGACGGAAAGGTGAATCCCGAGTTGCTCTACGCCCTTCACGCCGCAGGTGTCAGCGAGGTCATCAAGGTCGGTGGTGCCCAGGCGATCGCGGCGATGGCGCTCGGCACCGAGTCGGTGCGGCCGGTCGACCGGATCTTCGGTCCCGGAAACAAGTTTGTGGTCGAGGCCAAACGCCAACTCGTCGGAGCGGTGTCGATCGATCTTTTGCCGGGCCCGAGCGAGGTGCTGGTGCTCGCCGACAAGACGGGCAATCCGGATTTCATCGCCGCGGATCTTCTTGCCCAAGCCGAACACGGCGGGGACAGCGTGATCGGTTTCATCAGCGACTCAAAGGCGCTGATCGTCAAGGTCCTCAAGGCGATCGAGCGCCAACTCGAGACGCTTTCGCGGGCCGACTACATCCGTGAGGTTCTCGATCAGGGCGCCTTCGCGCTCCACGTGAAGAATCTCTCGAAAGGCGTCGAGATTGCGAATGCCTTCGCCCCTGAGCACCTTTCCCTGATGGTCGAAAAGGAGTCGAAGTGGCTGAAGCAGATTCGGACGGCGGGTGCGATCTACGTCGGAAACCTGTCGGCCGTGGCGGTCGGCGATTTCCTCGCGGGTCCGAGCCACACCCTGCCGACGGGCGGGGCGGGCCGGTCGTTCTCCGGGCTCCGGGCCGACCAGTTCCAGCGCCGGACGAGTATCGTCAAGCTGGACCGCAAGTCGGTCGCGAAGTCGCTGCCGGTGGTCGAGGAATTCGCGCGTATCGAGGGCCTCGACGCCCACGGTCGGTCGGTCTCGATCCGCTGCGAGTGA
- a CDS encoding metal ABC transporter substrate-binding protein, with product MARILACLILFALGCHAEELKVATLHPLLADLARQVGGDRVEVVELVTRNDDPHHFEPTPATLRKATGMDLCLASGMGLESYLPSLKSILPEGARLVEIGSGLPTLAGSCDHPDHHHDEGDTDPHWWHSVDAFRRAATSTAATFAEADPDGADYYRSRSMTYRRKLDQLERWTRRELARVPAEKRTLATAHAAFGYFCHEYGFTALPVQGVNREQMPDAASLASLIGKLRDSGVTAIFPETSSNPKILEALTADTGIRIADPLISDGTTTDSYEAMVRHNVETIVGALGTK from the coding sequence GTGGCCCGTATTCTCGCCTGCCTGATCCTCTTCGCCCTCGGCTGCCATGCTGAGGAGCTGAAGGTCGCAACCCTGCACCCGCTGCTTGCCGATCTTGCCCGCCAGGTCGGCGGCGATCGGGTGGAAGTCGTCGAACTGGTGACGCGCAACGACGATCCCCACCACTTCGAGCCGACGCCGGCAACCTTGCGCAAGGCCACCGGCATGGACCTGTGCCTTGCCTCCGGCATGGGTTTGGAAAGTTACCTCCCCTCGCTGAAGTCGATCCTGCCTGAAGGCGCAAGATTGGTGGAGATCGGCTCCGGACTGCCGACCCTCGCGGGGAGTTGCGACCATCCGGACCATCATCACGACGAGGGAGATACCGATCCGCACTGGTGGCATTCGGTGGACGCCTTCCGGCGCGCCGCCACTTCCACCGCCGCCACATTCGCCGAGGCCGACCCTGACGGAGCCGACTACTATCGCTCCCGTAGCATGACTTACCGCCGGAAGCTCGATCAGTTGGAACGCTGGACGCGCCGCGAACTCGCCCGAGTCCCGGCAGAAAAACGCACGCTCGCCACCGCCCACGCCGCCTTCGGCTACTTCTGCCACGAATACGGGTTCACCGCCCTACCCGTGCAAGGGGTGAACCGTGAGCAGATGCCCGATGCCGCCAGCCTCGCCTCACTGATCGGCAAGCTCCGCGATTCCGGCGTGACCGCGATCTTCCCCGAAACGTCGTCCAACCCGAAGATCCTCGAGGCTCTCACCGCCGACACCGGCATCCGCATCGCCGACCCGCTCATCTCCGATGGCACCACCACGGACAGCTACGAGGCGATGGTCCGGCACAACGTCGAGACGATCGTCGGAGCTCTTGGGACGAAGTGA